The following proteins come from a genomic window of Magnetospirillum sp. WYHS-4:
- a CDS encoding OmpH family outer membrane protein — protein sequence MKTFAKLILGGLAAAVLFAAPAVAQDKGGAAPAAAKPTVVKVAVLNVEEILRKSAVAKNIREQIKKQRTEFQATIQKEEEQLRAADQELKRKRSLLSPEAFADESKKFQEKLGAVQRRLQDRSRDYEKADGEAMKKVQDVVNEIVVDLAKQEEITMIMRAEALIFWVKPLDMTAEVLKRLDTKLPSLVVTVPAPSSGAAKPAKEGQK from the coding sequence TGAAAACCTTTGCCAAACTGATTCTGGGCGGCTTGGCCGCCGCCGTCCTGTTCGCCGCTCCCGCTGTGGCCCAGGACAAGGGAGGCGCGGCTCCGGCCGCCGCCAAGCCCACCGTGGTCAAGGTCGCCGTCCTCAATGTCGAGGAAATCCTTCGCAAGTCGGCGGTGGCCAAGAACATCCGCGAGCAGATCAAGAAGCAGCGCACCGAGTTCCAGGCGACCATCCAGAAGGAGGAGGAACAACTTCGCGCCGCCGACCAGGAGTTGAAGCGCAAGCGCTCCCTGTTGTCTCCCGAGGCTTTCGCCGACGAGAGCAAGAAATTCCAGGAGAAACTGGGTGCCGTGCAGCGCCGCCTGCAGGACCGCAGCCGCGACTACGAGAAGGCCGACGGCGAGGCCATGAAGAAGGTCCAGGACGTGGTTAACGAGATCGTCGTGGACTTGGCCAAGCAGGAAGAAATCACCATGATCATGCGGGCCGAGGCTCTGATCTTCTGGGTCAAGCCGCTCGACATGACGGCGGAGGTGCTGAAGCGCCTCGACACCAAGCTGCCGAGCTTGGTGGTGACTGTGCCGGCGCCGTCTTCCGGGGCCGCCAAGCCCGCCAAGGAAGGCCAGAAGTAA
- the fabZ gene encoding 3-hydroxyacyl-ACP dehydratase FabZ — protein sequence MSDGDANQVIDINRIMRMIPHRYPFLLIDRVVDVVPGESAVGIKNVTINDNFFQGHFPERPIMPGVLVIESMAQTAAVLVVHTMGPDAEGKLVYFMSVEEARFRKPIGPGDTVRIHVAKQHSRGKVWKFKGEARVDGALMAEATYTAMIVDG from the coding sequence ATGTCGGACGGCGATGCGAACCAGGTGATCGACATCAACCGCATCATGCGGATGATTCCGCACCGTTACCCGTTCCTGCTGATCGACCGGGTGGTGGACGTGGTGCCGGGCGAAAGCGCCGTCGGCATCAAGAACGTGACCATCAACGATAATTTCTTCCAGGGCCATTTTCCGGAACGGCCGATCATGCCGGGTGTGCTGGTCATCGAGTCCATGGCCCAGACGGCCGCCGTGCTGGTGGTCCATACCATGGGGCCGGATGCCGAAGGCAAGCTGGTCTATTTCATGAGCGTCGAGGAAGCGCGCTTCCGCAAGCCCATCGGGCCGGGCGACACGGTGCGCATCCATGTCGCCAAGCAGCACAGCCGGGGCAAGGTCTGGAAGTTCAAGGGCGAAGCGCGGGTCGACGGCGCGCTCATGGCGGAAGCGACCTATACCGCCATGATCGTGGACGGCTAG
- the lpxD gene encoding UDP-3-O-(3-hydroxymyristoyl)glucosamine N-acyltransferase: MADPRFFPSAGPLALGELAEIAGAELEGTADSGLAFDDVAPLDTAGPRHVGFLDNKLYTESFRNSRAGACLVHPDMVRLAPSGMALLVTREPYHGYAKVARAFHPEPALVPGIHPVAAVDPTARLGAGCQVDAGAAIGARAEVGARCRIGANAVIGDGVVVGDDCRIGPRVALACCLVGHRVTIHAGTSIGQDGFGFAMGPKGHLKVPQLGRVIVEDDVEIGANCAIDRGAGPDTIIGAGTKIDNLVQIGHNVRLGRNCVIVSQVGISGSTTVGDFAIMAGQAGLTGHLTIGSGARIAAQAGVMRDVAPGETVGGSPAMPQREWLKSVAMIERMVRKKKGA, encoded by the coding sequence ATGGCCGATCCGCGGTTCTTTCCTTCCGCCGGTCCGCTGGCTCTTGGCGAGCTGGCGGAAATCGCCGGGGCGGAGCTGGAAGGCACCGCGGATTCCGGGCTAGCCTTCGACGACGTGGCGCCCCTCGATACGGCGGGGCCACGTCATGTCGGCTTTCTCGACAACAAGCTTTACACCGAGTCTTTCCGGAACAGCCGCGCCGGCGCCTGTCTGGTCCATCCGGACATGGTGCGTCTCGCGCCATCGGGCATGGCGCTCCTCGTGACCCGTGAGCCGTATCATGGCTACGCCAAGGTGGCGCGCGCCTTCCACCCGGAACCGGCCCTGGTGCCGGGTATCCACCCGGTCGCCGCCGTCGATCCCACTGCCCGCCTGGGGGCCGGCTGCCAAGTCGATGCCGGGGCGGCGATCGGTGCCCGGGCCGAAGTCGGCGCCCGCTGCCGGATCGGGGCCAACGCCGTGATCGGCGATGGGGTGGTGGTGGGCGACGACTGCCGCATCGGTCCCCGGGTGGCCCTGGCCTGCTGTCTGGTGGGGCACCGCGTCACCATCCATGCGGGGACCAGCATCGGCCAGGACGGCTTCGGCTTCGCCATGGGGCCGAAGGGCCATCTCAAGGTGCCGCAACTGGGGCGGGTGATCGTCGAGGACGACGTGGAGATCGGCGCCAACTGCGCCATCGACCGTGGCGCCGGACCCGATACGATCATCGGCGCCGGAACCAAAATTGATAATCTGGTCCAGATAGGCCATAACGTCCGCCTGGGGCGCAACTGCGTGATCGTCTCCCAGGTGGGGATCTCGGGCAGCACCACGGTGGGCGACTTCGCCATCATGGCCGGGCAGGCCGGCTTGACCGGCCACCTGACCATCGGCAGCGGCGCCCGCATCGCCGCGCAGGCCGGGGTGATGCGCGACGTGGCGCCCGGCGAGACGGTAGGCGGTTCGCCCGCCATGCCGCAGCGCGAGTGGCTGAAGAGCGTGGCGATGATCGAACGCATGGTCAGGAAGAAGAAGGGGGCTTGA
- the lpxA gene encoding acyl-ACP--UDP-N-acetylglucosamine O-acyltransferase, translated as MATSIHPTALIDAGAAIGENVSIGPFCTVGPHVVLEDGVSLVSHVVVGGRTRIGANSRVCPFASIGSPPQDLKYRGEPSELTIGRNNVIREHVTMNPGTEGGGMLTSVGNDCLFMMGAHVAHDCRIGDHVILVNSATLGGHVTIEDWAIVGGLSAVHQFVRIGKHAMIGGCSGIENDVIPYGSVTGNRAKLQGLNIVGLKRRNFTREQIHDLRRAYRLVFAEEGTLAERLEDVAELFKDHEPVMDILDFIRADSKRGICLPAHVDDGV; from the coding sequence ATGGCGACTTCCATTCACCCCACTGCCCTGATCGATGCCGGCGCCGCAATAGGCGAGAACGTTTCCATCGGGCCATTCTGCACGGTTGGTCCCCATGTCGTCCTTGAGGACGGCGTTTCCTTGGTTTCCCACGTGGTCGTGGGCGGGCGCACCCGCATCGGCGCCAACAGCCGGGTCTGTCCCTTCGCTTCCATCGGCTCGCCGCCCCAGGACCTCAAGTACCGGGGCGAACCCTCGGAACTGACGATCGGGCGCAACAACGTCATCCGCGAACACGTCACCATGAACCCGGGCACCGAAGGCGGCGGCATGCTGACTTCGGTCGGCAACGACTGCCTGTTCATGATGGGGGCCCATGTCGCCCATGATTGCCGCATCGGCGACCATGTGATCCTGGTCAACAGCGCCACCCTGGGCGGCCACGTGACCATCGAGGACTGGGCCATCGTCGGCGGCCTGTCGGCCGTGCACCAGTTCGTGCGCATCGGCAAGCACGCCATGATCGGCGGCTGTTCGGGCATCGAGAACGACGTCATTCCCTACGGTTCGGTGACCGGCAACCGGGCCAAGCTGCAGGGTCTCAACATCGTCGGCCTGAAGCGGCGCAACTTCACGCGCGAGCAGATCCACGACCTGCGCCGTGCCTACCGCCTGGTTTTCGCCGAGGAAGGCACCCTGGCGGAGCGTCTGGAGGACGTGGCGGAACTGTTCAAGGACCACGAACCGGTCATGGACATCCTGGACTTCATCCGCGCCGATTCCAAGCGGGGCATCTGCTTGCCCGCCCACGTGGATGACGGGGTCTGA